A window of the Synechococcus sp. JA-3-3Ab genome harbors these coding sequences:
- the grxC gene encoding glutaredoxin 3, whose translation MAVEIYTWRFCPFCIRAKQLLDRKGVKYIEYAIDGDEAARAEMAKRANGRRSVPQIFINNQHIGGCDDLYALEAQGKLDLLLQQAS comes from the coding sequence ATGGCCGTTGAGATCTACACGTGGCGTTTTTGTCCCTTCTGCATCCGCGCCAAGCAACTGTTGGATCGCAAAGGGGTGAAGTACATCGAATACGCCATCGATGGGGATGAGGCGGCGCGGGCGGAGATGGCCAAGCGGGCCAACGGGCGCCGCTCCGTGCCCCAGATTTTCATCAACAACCAGCACATCGGCGGCTGCGACGACCTCTACGCCCTTGAGGCCCAGGGCAAGCTGGATTTGCTCCTGCAGCAGGCCAGCTAG
- a CDS encoding DUF2470 domain-containing protein, translating into MGDPLTPQVSERICKHMNEDHADAVALYARVFGQVEGVVQARMEAIDAEGMDLQVEVDGAVRKLRIPFDHPLKDSEDAHHTLIAMLKQARAQLRQAAG; encoded by the coding sequence ATGGGCGATCCTCTCACCCCTCAAGTTAGCGAGCGCATCTGCAAGCACATGAACGAAGACCACGCCGATGCCGTGGCCCTCTACGCCAGGGTCTTCGGCCAGGTGGAAGGAGTGGTCCAGGCCCGTATGGAGGCCATCGACGCGGAAGGAATGGACTTACAGGTGGAGGTGGATGGGGCTGTGCGGAAGCTGCGCATCCCCTTTGATCACCCTCTCAAAGATTCTGAAGATGCCCACCACACCCTGATTGCCATGCTCAAACAAGCCCGTGCCCAGCTCAGGCAGGCCGCCGGTTAG
- a CDS encoding class I SAM-dependent methyltransferase, whose amino-acid sequence MKAFYRQVLFPRLLDWALASERLESYRRQLLAQVRGAVLEIGFGTGLNLACYPEHIQKITVADPNPGMGSLARRRIAASSIAVDWLVADAQELPFSNQSFDSVVSTWTLCSIPDLAKALGEIRRVLRVGGKLFFLEHGLSPDPQVQSWQRRLNPIQRAIGDGCNLDRDMAGPGNR is encoded by the coding sequence ATGAAGGCTTTCTACCGGCAGGTGCTTTTTCCGAGGTTGCTGGATTGGGCTCTGGCCAGCGAGCGTCTGGAGAGCTATCGGCGGCAGCTTCTGGCCCAGGTGCGGGGAGCGGTCTTGGAGATCGGCTTTGGCACCGGCCTCAACCTGGCCTGCTACCCAGAGCACATTCAAAAAATTACAGTGGCAGATCCCAACCCCGGCATGGGATCCCTGGCCCGCCGCCGCATCGCGGCTTCCTCCATCGCCGTCGATTGGCTGGTGGCGGACGCCCAAGAGCTGCCTTTTTCGAACCAGAGTTTTGACAGCGTGGTCAGCACCTGGACCCTGTGTAGCATCCCCGATTTGGCCAAGGCTTTGGGGGAAATCCGGCGGGTGCTGCGGGTGGGGGGCAAGCTGTTTTTTCTCGAGCACGGCCTCAGCCCGGATCCCCAGGTGCAAAGCTGGCAAAGGCGTCTCAACCCTATCCAGAGGGCGATCGGAGATGGCTGCAACCTAGACCGAGATATGGCTGGCCCTGGCAACCGTTAG
- a CDS encoding arginase family protein, protein MAQWSLHPSSQSNARVVLIPTAFGPDTQAPLAILNAGAELCAFEPRLGINVDEIAVAQLPGLVDEPPYGMCEAAVIQAWRRQQWPVLLPSVLAASWGAIRALWKHYLALSVVHCSAHANLMPPEEMTQPEQDMGYGNAAWVELLYQHRLPVVHVGLRSGSARAYAWLKNHASPIFWAQDGWDPQQVVEALPEQPVFLVVDCSVLDPSLAPAVHHPEPGGLSWFQLLTTCEAIFAARPVIGLSLGGVAVGAATRPTARVVARLLNWLLACYGLYSLKLAPNPATLERPENRSRTS, encoded by the coding sequence ATGGCCCAGTGGTCCCTCCATCCCAGTTCCCAGTCCAACGCCAGGGTTGTCCTCATTCCCACTGCCTTTGGCCCAGATACGCAGGCGCCGCTGGCCATCCTCAACGCCGGTGCTGAGCTGTGTGCTTTTGAGCCGCGGTTGGGGATCAATGTGGATGAGATAGCAGTGGCGCAGTTGCCGGGGCTGGTGGATGAGCCGCCCTATGGCATGTGTGAGGCGGCGGTTATTCAGGCTTGGCGACGACAACAGTGGCCGGTGCTGTTGCCTTCGGTCTTGGCGGCCAGTTGGGGAGCCATTCGTGCCCTTTGGAAGCACTACCTCGCCCTGAGTGTGGTGCATTGCAGCGCCCATGCCAACCTGATGCCGCCCGAGGAGATGACCCAGCCGGAGCAAGATATGGGCTATGGCAACGCTGCCTGGGTGGAGTTGCTCTACCAGCATAGGCTGCCGGTGGTGCATGTGGGGCTGCGCAGCGGCAGTGCCCGCGCCTACGCCTGGCTGAAAAACCACGCCAGCCCGATCTTTTGGGCCCAGGATGGCTGGGATCCGCAGCAGGTGGTGGAGGCTTTGCCGGAGCAGCCGGTGTTTTTGGTGGTGGACTGCAGTGTGCTGGATCCCTCTTTGGCGCCGGCGGTGCACCACCCGGAGCCGGGGGGGCTGAGTTGGTTTCAACTGTTAACAACCTGTGAGGCCATCTTCGCCGCCCGCCCTGTGATCGGCCTTTCCTTGGGAGGAGTGGCGGTGGGAGCGGCGACGCGGCCAACCGCCCGCGTGGTGGCCCGCCTGCTCAATTGGCTGCTGGCCTGCTACGGCCTCTACTCCCTGAAGCTGGCCCCCAACCCCGCTACGCTCGAACGGCCCGAAAATAGATCGCGAACCTCTTGA
- a CDS encoding photosystem I reaction center subunit II PsaD, translated as MAVMEGDPRQGAKLPLFGGSTGGLLSAAETEEKYVITWTGKPGQVFEMPTGGAAEMVEGKNYLTFARKEQCLALGAQLISEFKIKDYQIFRIPAGGQPELVHPKDGVFPEKVNEGRQPVGKVDHNIGKNKEPVTYKFTNGKPWD; from the coding sequence ATGGCTGTGATGGAAGGCGATCCCCGTCAGGGGGCAAAGTTGCCCCTATTCGGGGGATCCACCGGAGGGCTGTTGAGCGCAGCCGAAACCGAAGAAAAATATGTGATCACCTGGACAGGCAAGCCGGGGCAAGTGTTTGAAATGCCCACCGGCGGCGCCGCCGAGATGGTGGAGGGCAAAAACTACCTCACCTTCGCCCGCAAAGAGCAGTGCCTGGCGCTCGGCGCTCAGTTGATCTCCGAGTTCAAGATCAAGGACTACCAGATCTTCCGCATCCCGGCGGGTGGACAGCCGGAACTGGTGCATCCCAAGGATGGTGTCTTTCCCGAGAAGGTCAACGAGGGGCGCCAGCCCGTCGGCAAGGTGGATCACAACATCGGCAAGAACAAAGAGCCGGTTACCTACAAATTCACCAACGGGAAACCCTGGGACTAA
- a CDS encoding peroxiredoxin, producing the protein MSQEGCLRVGQPAPDFSATAVYDMEFKTVRLSDYRGKKYVVLFFYPLDFTFVCPTEITAFSDRYDEFAKLDTEILGVSVDSEYSHLAWIQTDRKAGGVGELRYPLVSDLKKEISAAYNVLDPAAGVALRGLFIIDKEGIIQHATINNLAFGRSVDETLRTLQAIQYVQAHPDEVCPANWQPGQRTLNPDPVKSKEFFAAVAK; encoded by the coding sequence ATGTCTCAGGAAGGATGTCTGCGGGTGGGGCAGCCCGCTCCCGATTTTTCGGCCACTGCCGTTTACGACATGGAATTTAAGACGGTGAGGCTCTCCGACTACCGGGGCAAGAAGTACGTGGTGCTGTTCTTCTACCCCTTGGACTTCACCTTCGTCTGCCCGACGGAGATCACGGCTTTCAGCGATCGCTACGACGAGTTTGCCAAGCTGGACACGGAGATCCTCGGCGTCTCGGTGGATAGCGAGTACTCTCACCTGGCCTGGATTCAGACCGACCGCAAAGCCGGAGGGGTGGGCGAGCTGAGGTATCCGCTGGTCTCCGACCTGAAAAAGGAGATCAGCGCCGCCTACAATGTCCTGGATCCGGCGGCAGGGGTGGCTTTGCGCGGCCTGTTCATCATCGACAAGGAAGGGATCATCCAGCACGCCACCATCAACAACCTGGCCTTTGGCCGCAGCGTGGATGAAACCCTGCGCACCCTGCAGGCCATCCAGTACGTGCAAGCTCACCCCGATGAAGTTTGCCCGGCCAACTGGCAGCCCGGCCAGAGAACCCTGAACCCCGACCCGGTGAAATCCAAGGAGTTCTTCGCGGCGGTTGCCAAGTAG
- a CDS encoding DUF1830 domain-containing protein: protein MKRYVFVNRSQQVQVIRTIPGHWERTLFPGQYAIFEAEPDDYLEVYSCCCSTTILEERHPCRRLLDSSLPEADPHLDRLADAVNG, encoded by the coding sequence ATGAAAAGATACGTTTTCGTCAACCGTTCTCAGCAGGTTCAGGTCATCCGAACAATTCCCGGCCACTGGGAGCGCACCCTCTTCCCCGGCCAGTATGCCATTTTCGAGGCAGAGCCGGACGACTACCTGGAGGTTTATAGCTGCTGCTGTTCTACCACCATTTTGGAAGAGCGCCACCCCTGCCGCCGTTTGTTGGACTCCTCACTGCCTGAGGCTGACCCCCACCTGGACAGGCTGGCAGATGCAGTGAACGGATGA
- the glpX gene encoding class II fructose-bisphosphatase: MDNKLGLEIIEVVEQAAIAAARWMGKGDNKTADQVAVEAMREKLNQIPMRGRIVIGEGTRDEAPMLYIGEEVGICTRPDAEQFCRVEELVEIDIAVDPCEGTNLVAKGQNGSMAVLAISEKGGLLHAPDIYMQKLAAPPQAKGKVHLDYPPEKNLQIIAESLDREVSDLTVVVMDRKRHVDLIRQIREAGARVKLITDGDISAALSAGFNGTGIHALMGIGAAPEGVISAAALRCLGAHFQGRLIYDPEVVQAGTYLPPVEETRRQLKEQGIEDPDKVWECEELASGKEVLFAATGITDGDLMRGVRFFGGGARTETLVISSQSRTVRFVDTIHMKDGQQPRSLQLR; the protein is encoded by the coding sequence GTGGACAACAAGTTGGGGCTAGAGATCATCGAAGTGGTGGAGCAGGCTGCCATCGCCGCTGCCCGTTGGATGGGCAAAGGCGACAACAAGACCGCCGATCAGGTGGCCGTCGAGGCCATGCGGGAGAAACTGAACCAGATCCCCATGCGCGGCCGCATCGTCATTGGGGAGGGAACCCGCGATGAGGCCCCCATGCTCTACATCGGGGAAGAGGTGGGCATCTGTACGCGCCCGGACGCCGAGCAGTTCTGCCGCGTGGAAGAGCTGGTGGAAATCGATATTGCCGTGGATCCCTGCGAAGGCACCAACCTGGTGGCCAAGGGCCAAAACGGCTCCATGGCGGTGCTGGCCATCTCCGAAAAAGGCGGCCTTCTGCACGCGCCGGACATCTACATGCAGAAGCTGGCGGCTCCGCCCCAGGCCAAGGGCAAGGTACATCTCGACTATCCGCCGGAAAAGAATCTTCAGATTATCGCCGAAAGCCTGGATCGGGAGGTCTCCGATCTGACGGTGGTGGTCATGGACCGCAAGCGCCACGTCGATCTCATTCGCCAAATCCGGGAGGCGGGGGCGCGGGTAAAGCTGATTACCGACGGCGACATCTCGGCGGCCCTCTCGGCAGGCTTCAACGGCACCGGCATCCACGCCCTGATGGGGATCGGGGCAGCCCCAGAGGGGGTGATCTCGGCGGCGGCGCTGCGCTGCCTCGGCGCCCACTTCCAAGGTCGGCTGATCTACGACCCCGAGGTGGTGCAGGCGGGCACCTACCTGCCGCCGGTGGAAGAGACAAGACGGCAACTGAAAGAACAGGGCATCGAGGATCCCGACAAGGTGTGGGAATGCGAAGAGCTAGCCAGCGGCAAGGAAGTCCTCTTTGCGGCCACCGGGATTACTGATGGCGACCTGATGCGCGGGGTGCGTTTCTTCGGCGGCGGGGCACGCACCGAGACCTTGGTGATCTCCAGCCAGTCGCGCACGGTGCGCTTTGTGGATACCATCCATATGAAAGACGGCCAACAGCCCCGCAGCCTGCAACTGCGCTGA
- a CDS encoding glutamyl-tRNA reductase yields the protein MFIAVVGLSHRTAPVEIRERLSIPEAEVGERIQQLRAHPHIEEAAILSTCNRLEVYIVTPEMESGVRQTMQFLAEAKGIPLPQLRPHLFTLLYQDAVTHLMRVAAGLDSLVLGEGQILSQVKKAQQLGQACNGMDRILNRLFKAAITAGKRIRTETGIGTGAMSISSAAVELALQEQGSLSQGKVTVVGAGKMARLLVQHLLAKGAVDITVVNRSLERAEALAKQFEQPIQVLPWESLLSSIAESNLVFTSTGATQPILTYEQLAGVLQPDQPLLLVDISVPRNIDPGVEKLRGVQVFNVDHLSRIVEENRAQRQKLALAAEALVEEEVEQFMEWWRSLETVPTISSLRHKVESIREQEMEKALSRLGKDFAEKHLEVIEALTRGIVNKILHDPMVQLRAQRDIEARRRAMQILQELFNLDPMPFQAQQER from the coding sequence ATGTTTATCGCGGTTGTCGGTCTTAGCCATCGCACAGCTCCTGTGGAGATCCGGGAGCGCCTCAGCATTCCCGAGGCCGAGGTGGGGGAGCGGATCCAGCAGCTCCGTGCCCACCCCCACATTGAGGAAGCGGCGATCCTCAGCACCTGTAACCGGCTGGAGGTCTACATCGTCACTCCAGAAATGGAAAGTGGTGTCCGACAGACGATGCAGTTCTTGGCCGAGGCGAAAGGGATCCCGCTGCCCCAACTGCGCCCGCACCTGTTTACGCTGCTCTACCAGGATGCGGTGACGCACCTGATGCGGGTGGCCGCCGGGCTGGACAGCTTGGTATTAGGGGAAGGGCAGATCCTGTCGCAAGTGAAAAAAGCGCAGCAACTGGGCCAGGCCTGCAACGGCATGGATCGCATCCTCAACCGCCTCTTCAAGGCGGCCATCACCGCCGGCAAGCGCATCCGCACCGAGACGGGGATCGGCACTGGCGCCATGTCCATCAGCTCGGCAGCGGTGGAGTTGGCCTTGCAGGAGCAGGGATCCCTTTCTCAGGGCAAGGTGACCGTGGTGGGGGCGGGGAAAATGGCTCGCCTGTTGGTGCAGCACCTCTTGGCCAAAGGGGCGGTGGATATCACCGTGGTCAACCGCTCCTTGGAGCGGGCAGAAGCGCTGGCCAAGCAATTTGAGCAGCCAATTCAAGTATTGCCTTGGGAGTCGCTGCTGAGTAGCATAGCGGAGTCCAACCTGGTCTTCACCAGCACCGGCGCCACCCAGCCCATCCTCACCTACGAGCAACTGGCGGGGGTGCTGCAGCCGGATCAGCCGCTGCTGTTGGTGGACATCTCGGTGCCCCGCAACATCGATCCCGGCGTGGAAAAGCTAAGAGGGGTACAGGTGTTCAACGTGGATCACCTCTCCCGTATCGTGGAAGAAAACCGCGCCCAACGGCAAAAGCTGGCCCTGGCCGCCGAAGCCTTGGTGGAAGAAGAAGTAGAACAGTTTATGGAGTGGTGGCGCTCCTTGGAGACGGTGCCCACCATTTCCAGCCTGCGCCACAAGGTGGAGTCCATCCGCGAGCAGGAGATGGAAAAAGCCCTCTCCCGCCTGGGCAAAGACTTCGCCGAAAAGCACCTGGAGGTCATCGAGGCGCTCACCCGCGGCATTGTCAACAAGATCCTGCATGATCCCATGGTGCAACTGCGGGCCCAGCGGGACATCGAGGCGCGGCGCAGGGCTATGCAAATTCTGCAGGAGCTGTTTAACCTCGATCCAATGCCGTTTCAGGCGCAGCAGGAGCGCTAG
- the psb30 gene encoding photosystem II reaction center protein Ycf12/Psb30 produces the protein MFGQYEVFVQLLLLALIVLAGPAVILLLYLRGADM, from the coding sequence ATGTTCGGACAGTACGAAGTGTTTGTGCAGTTGCTGCTGTTGGCCTTGATCGTCCTGGCAGGGCCAGCGGTCATTCTGCTGCTTTACCTGCGCGGCGCCGATATGTAG